GCAGCGTCGGCGAAGTGCTCGATTCGCCGGCGCGATCTATCGTGGTCTCCCTCGTGACCGAGGGTCTTGCGGTCGCGGCCGCTCAAGTGATTGATCTCGGGCCGAATGCGGAAGCAGACATCTGGCGGGTCTTTGAGTCCGCGCGAGAGCACACCCCGAGCATGGTCGAGGACATCCGCCTGGGGCGACTGACCGAAGTGGGTCAACTCAACCGACAGGTGATTGAGCATGCAGAAGGGTGTGGCGTTGCCGTGCCCGGCCATCGCATGATTGCGTCTCTGATCGATGCCTTTGATTGGCGAGTGTTCCGACGGTCGCCCCGATACACGCCGTCCTCGAACCGCGGGACTGAGGCCTCCCATGCGCAATAGCCCGGCAGACGATGTGTTGTCCTGGTTCGACGAAGCCCGACATGTGGGAAAGGAGCGCGAATACGATGCAATGACGCTTGCGACCGTGGACCCCACGGGATGCCCGGCGGCTCGCGTGGTCATCTGCAAGGCCATCGAATCGGATCCGATCGCGATCATTTTCTTCACCACATATGACTCACGCAAGGCGCAGCATCTCGACTTAAGTCCACACGCGGCCGCCGTCTTTTACTGGCCCGCGTTGCGGCGACAGATGCGCATTCAGGGTTGCGCGACACGACTCACCGTCGAGGAGAACGACGCGCACTTCGATGCGATGTCCAGAGCTCGGCGGGCGCATGCGACGGCACAGGTCGGCGACGGCCGACCGTCGGTCGTGTACGCGCGGCAAGTCTTGGGGGAGTTATTCGGTGGCAGGACGCCAGCGCGGCCAAGCTTGTGGGGCGGCTATCGCCTGGTGGCGCACACCGTCGAGTTCTGGTCGGCGGGAACCGGCCCTCGAGGCAACCGCACGCGGTGGATTTGGAAAGCGACGGAAAGTCACTCATCGGGACTCTCAGGTTGGTATCTGGAGTGTTTGAAGGCGATGGAGTGAAGCTTTGGCGATGGACTGGGCCCTGATCTCCGGTGGCGAGCGCGATGGCGGCAAGGGCCGGGTGA
This is a stretch of genomic DNA from Phycisphaeraceae bacterium. It encodes these proteins:
- a CDS encoding pyridoxamine 5'-phosphate oxidase family protein encodes the protein MRNSPADDVLSWFDEARHVGKEREYDAMTLATVDPTGCPAARVVICKAIESDPIAIIFFTTYDSRKAQHLDLSPHAAAVFYWPALRRQMRIQGCATRLTVEENDAHFDAMSRARRAHATAQVGDGRPSVVYARQVLGELFGGRTPARPSLWGGYRLVAHTVEFWSAGTGPRGNRTRWIWKATESHSSGLSGWYLECLKAME